One Stenotrophomonas maltophilia R551-3 genomic window, TGTACAACCTGTTCAACAACCAGAAGACCATCAACGTGCATCAGCGCTATGAAGCGCAGCCGGGACAGTACCGCGAAGCTACCTTCGCAACCGGCACGCGTTGGCAGGCGCCGCGCTACACCCAGCTGGTGGTGACCTGGAACTTCTGAGGCCGTGATCCGCGCCGTCCACCGTGACGGCGCGGGCAATGGAGGCGCTGCCCGCATGCACCATCTGCTGATCCTCGCAGCGGCACTGACCGCTCCTTCCGCTTCGGCAGCCGATACCGCATCCATCGATGCGGATGTCGCCGCCGTGGTCCGCGTCGAGCATCTGCCCGGACTGGCGATGGCGGTGGTCGAGAACGGGCAGGTGGTCCATCGCCATGTGGAAGGTACGCGTGGTGATGGAGGCCGCATCGATGACGACACGCTGTTCAAGATTGCCTCCAACAGCAAGGCGATGACCGCCGCGCTGCTGGCACGGCTGGTGCAACAGGGCAAGCTGCGCTGGGACGATCCAGTGCAGCGGCATCTGCCGGGCTTCCGAATGCATGACGCGTGGGTCGGCCGGCAGATGCAGGTGCGCGATCTGCTGATCCACAACAGTGGGCTCGGATTAGGTGCCGGCGATCTGATGCTGTGGCCGGAGCCGAACGCGTTCACCCGCGCCGATATCATCGCCGGACTGGCGCACCTGAAGCCGGTCAGCAGCTTCCGCAGCCACTATGCCTACGACAACCTGATGTACGTGGTGGCCGGTGAAGTGGCTGCTGCGGCCGGTGGCAAACCGTACGACCAGCTGATGCGCGAGCAGGTGTTTGAACCACTGGGCATGACGCGCTGCCAAGTGGGGGCATGGTCGGTGAAGCGCGTGGGCAATGTGGCGCAGCCGCACGCCTGGCGTGGTGAACGCAACGAGGTGGTGAACGCCGACGGTGAGACCAGCCCTGACCTGCCGTCGATGGCAGCTGGCGGCATCCGCTGTTCGCTGCGTGACATGACGCGTTGGATGCAGGTGCTGCTGGATCCTGCCCTGGTGCCGGACTGGCTGGGCAGCGAGCAGCGGCGCACGCTGTGGACCCTGCACATGCCGATGCCGCTGGGTGAGCGCCAGCGGCGCTGGGACAACGCGCACTTCCATGGCTACGGCTACGGCTGGCGGGTGTCCGACATGGATGGACAGTGGAAGGTGGCGCACACCGGCACGCTGTCGGGCATGTACTCGTCGCTGGCGCTGCTGCCCGACCGCAAGGTGGGCGTGGTGATGCTGATCAATGGCGAAGGCGAGGATGCGCGTGTCGCGTTGATGCAGGCCGCGCTGAAGCGCTTCACCGCGCCAGATGAAGCGCGGCCTGCGATGGAGTACCTGGCCGAACTGAAGGCGGACCAGGCAACGCGGGCGGCGACCGGCCATTCGCGGCCGTCCACCGTTGCGGCGCAGGAGACGAGCCGCACGGATCTGCCACGCTGGCAGGGCCGTTACCGCGATCCGTGGCTGGGTCCGGCCTCACTGTGCCCGGGCGCGGACGGCCTGCGCTTCAGCGTGGACAAGTCGCCAAAGCTGCGGGCCACGGTGCTGCAGTTGCAGGGGCGTTGGCTGCTGCGCTGGGATACGCTGGGCGAAGACGCACAGGCCTGGCTGCAGCCCGGTGACGGTGCGCCGCCCACGCTGGACCTGCGTGCCATCGACCCGGACATCGACTTCAGCTATGACTTCCAGGATCTGCATTTCACTCGTACTGGCGACTGCGCTGGCAGCGACCACCCGCGCCGCTGAGCCACCGCGCGTTTCACCGGCCACTGATGCCGCCAGCGCCGGATTAGTGGAGATCCGCACGTTGTCGCCAGGCATCGACATGGACATCCGCTACGCCGGCGCCAACAACTTCACCGGTGCGCGCGTGCCGGGCTACGAGGCGCCGTCCTGCTATCTGCTGGCGCCGGTGGCGAAGGCGCTGGCGCAGGTGGAACAGGACCTGCGCGCGGATGGCTTTGGCCTGCGCATCTACGACTGCTATCGGCCGGTACGTTCGGTGCAGGCCTTCATGGCCTGGGTGAACGACCCCAGCGAGCTTTCGCGGAAGGCTTTGCAGTACCCGGATCTGGACAAGCCACGGTTGCTGGCCGACGGCTACATCGCCGAGCGCTCCGGCCATAGCCGCGGCGCCACGGTCGATCTCGGTCTGCTGGATTGCCGCAACGGTCGCTGCAAGCCGATGGACATGGGTACCGACTTCGATTTCTTCGGCCCACGTGCGCATACGCAGACGAGCGGACTGAGCGATGCACAGCAGGCCAATCGGCAGCAGCTGGTAAGCGCGATGGCCCGGCGAGGCTTCGCCAACTACCCGAAGGAGTGGTGGCACTACACCCTGCAGCCCGAACCGGACCCCGGCACCGCATACGACGTCCCCGTGCGGTAGGGACATCGGCAGAGGGGCGCCGCTGTTGGTAGGTGTCGACCTTGGTCGACACGGTAGATCCACGCCATGCGTGGACGCCTTTCGTTCAATCATCGGAGTACTCGATTTCGATGGAGATTTCGTCCACGCATGGCGTGGATCTACCAGAAACCGGATTGGCGCGATGGCGCGCAGCAGGGCGCCGCCCTGCCGATACCCTTACACTGGCCGCCATCCCACCGTTGCCCACCCGATGAACCTTCCCCTGCACTTCGGCCTGCTCGGTACCCTCGAAGCGGGCGCCATCGCCCTGCTGGTCGGGCTGCTGGTGTACTTCCTGTGGTCGCAGCTGTGCCGGCTGCTGCACTGGACGGTCGGCCACGCCATCGGCTGGTCGTGTGTCATCGCCGTGATCATCTCCGCCGGCATCGATGCCTGGAAGCTGTTCTACATGGGCATCGTGCGCCTGGAGTCGCCCCTGTATGCGCGCCTGTTCCTCGCCACCATCCACGATCCGAACGAACTCGGCAGCCGCGTGGTGCTGGAAATCGCCGGTGCGCTTGCCGGTGTTGCCCTCGGCTGGGTGATGTTCAGTTCGCGGTCATCGGCGCAGAACGTCGACTGACGCAGGTTTTTCGTTGGTTGCCGGTTAAATCAGGCAGCGCTGAATGCGCAGCTTATGAGCCACTCACTTCGTGCTAACCACCGCGCTAAAGCATGCGCGTAGGTCAGTGGTTAATCGTGCGTGTTGACGCCGGTCGCGACGCAAAATCGATTCAGAAACGCGGTGGCAGGGTAGGTGCCGTGCGGAGACAACACGCCGCGCAACACCACCCAATTGGTAGGAGACACCCCTGATGACTATTCGCAACCGCAAGCCCCTGATCGCCCTGATCGTCGCCGCCGGCAGCGTGCTGGCCATTCCGGCGATGGCCCAGTCGGCCAAGCAGCAGGCCGCGCAGGCACAGAACGAGGCTGCACAGGCGCAGCAGTCGGCGGCACAGGCAGGGCAGGCGGCTGACCAGGCGACCAATGCGGCCGCAGCGGCTTCGGCACAGGCCAATGGCGGTGGCCAGACCTGGGCCAGCATCGATACCGATGGCAACGGCACCATCAGCAAGACCGAGGCGCAGGTGAACGCCGGCCTCGCCCAGGTGTTCGACCAGGCCGATACCAACAAGGACGGCGAGCTGAGCGCCGATGAGTACAAGGCCTACGTGGCCGCCCAGCAGGCCGGTGCAGGTGCCGGCGCGGCGCAGGGCCGCTGATCCACGCCTGATTCGGGAAGACCGGTGCATGGGGACCCGGGCGGCTGCGGCCGCCCGGGTTTTTCTCGTCAACGCCGCCCCTGTATCCTTGGCCGATGAATACCCCCACGCCTGCGCCGTCGCGCGCCATCGGCCTGGTCGGTTTTGACGGTGACGATACGCTGTGGAAGAGCGAGGACTACTACCGCAAGGCCGAGCAGGATTATCTTGACCTGCTGTCGCGCTATGTCGACGTGCATGACACCCAGACCGCGCGTCACCTGCTGGAAGTGCAGCAGCGCCATCTGGGTACCTTCGGCTACGGCGTGAAGAGCATGACGCTGTCGATGATCGAAGCGGCCATCGACATCACCGGCCAGCGCATCGAGGCCAAGGACATCCAGCGCATCCTGGAGATCGGCCACGACACCCTGCGCCACCCGGTCGAGCTGATCGACGGCGTGCGTGAAGCAGTGGCTGCGATCGCCGAAGATTATCCGGTGGTGCTGATCACCAAGGGCGACCTGTTCCACCAGGAAGCCAAGATCAAGGTCGCCAATCTCGCCGAGCTGTTCCCGCGCATCGAGATCGTTTCGGAGAAGGACCCGGAAACCTACGCCCGCGTGCTGGCCGAATTCGACCTGCCGATGCAGCGCTTCGTGATGGTCGGCAACTCGCTGCGTTCGGACATCGAGCCGGTGGTGACCCTGGGCGGCTGGGGCGTGCATACCCCGTACGCAGTGACCTGGGCCCACGAGACCCAGCACGGCGTGGCCGACGACGAACCGCGCATGGTCACCGCCGACACCGCCCACGATTGGCCGGCCGCACTGGCGGCGATCGAGGCCAAGGCCTCGGCGGCGGCCTGACAGGGCGCGGCGGCTGCGGCAGAATCGGGGCATGAACGTCCGACTGCGCGCACTGTTGTTGTCCCTGCTGCTGGCGCCGGCCACCGTGCTGGCCCAGCAGACCGCCGAGCGTTCGGCCGCCTACGAGGTGGAAACCGGTGACCGCTGGGTCGATGCCCAGCTGCAGGACATCAATCACTACGCCGAACGCTACCCGGACGCCTTCCTCGATGAAGTGTCGCGCTATGCCGGCGTGCCGCGCGGCTACATCAGCGCGCTGTTCACCACCCATGGCTGGCAGGCCGGGGACATCTACTTCGCCTGCTTCTGGGCCAAGGCCAGCGGCCAGACCTGCCGCGACAGCGTGCGCGCCTTCAGCCAGGACCCGGAGGGCGGCTGGGAGACGGTGGTGAAGCGCATGCCGACCAAGCCGGACAACCTGCATTACCGCGCCGTGCGCCATGCCATCGTGGCCAGCTACCAGCACTGGGACCGGCCGATCACCCTGGATGCCACCCTGAAGCGCCAGCTGAAGCGGTAGCGCCGGGCCACGCCCGGCGAGCGCGCAGCGCGGCCCTGGAATCCGCCGGGCATGGCCCGGCGCTACCCATATTTCTCATGTTGCTCTGCATATCGCCGCGGCCCCGCGCTCCGGCGACAATACGGGTTCTCGCTGTTCCCCGTTCCCGTAATCGAGTGACTGATGAGCGCCTCTTTCGTTTCGCCTGATGTGATCCGCCGCCTGTTCGCGCAGGCCATGTCCCGCATGTACCGCACCGAAGTGCCGCTGTACGGCACGCTGGTGGAACTGGTGGAGCGGATCAACGCGCAGGTGCTTGACCAGGACCCTGCGCTGGCCGCGCAGCTGCAGCGCAACGACGAGCGCGCGCGCCTGGATGAAGAGCGCCACGGCGCGATCCGGGTCGGCACCGTGCAGGAACTGGCCACGCTGCGCCGCCTGTTCGCGGTGATGGGCATGTACCCGGTGGGCTACTACGACCTGTCGGTGGCCGGCGTGCCGGTGCACTCCACCGCGTTCCGCCCGCTCACCGGTGCCGCGCTGGCGCAGAACCCGTTCCGCGTGTTCACCTCGCTGCTGCGCCTGGAGCTGATCGAAGACGAAACCCTGCGTGCCGAGTCGGCAAAGATCCTGGCACGTCGCCGCATCTTCACCGACGGCGCGCTGGCGCTGATCGACCAGGCCGAGCGTGACGGCGGGCTGTCGCAGGCCGACGCCGAGCGCTTTGTCGATGAAGCCTTGGAAACCTTCCGTTGGCACGGCGATGCCACCGTCGATCTGCCGACCTACCACGCGCTGCACAACGCGCACCGGCTGGTGGCCGACGTGGTCAGCTTCCGCGGCCCGCACATCAACCACCTGACCCCGCGCACGCTGGACATCGATGCCGCGCAGGCCGCGATGATCGAATACGGCATGGCCGCCAAGGCGGTGATCGAAGGCCCGCCGCGCCGCGCCTGCCCGATCCTGCTGCGGCAGACCAGTTTCAAGGCACTGGAAGAAGCCGTGCAGTTCCCGGACAGCGAAGGTGGCGATGCCGGTACCCATACCGCGCGCTTCGGCGAGATCGAACAGCGTGGCCTTGCGCTGACCCCGAAGGGCCGCGCGCTGTACGACCAGCTGCTGTCGCAGGCACGCGATGCCGGTGGCGAAGGCAGCACTGGTGGCGACTACGGCCAGCGCCTGCAGGCGGTGTTCGCCAGCTTCCCGGATGACCATGACACGCTGCGCCAGGAAGGCCTGGGCTATTACCGCTACCAGCTGACCGACGCTGGCCGCGCTGCGCCGGAACGCGTGGCTGATCTGCCAGCTGAAGTGCTGGTGGCCGCGGGCCTGGCCACCGCCGACCCGATCGTCTACGAGGATTTCCTGCCGGTCAGTGCCGCAGGCATCTTCCAGTCGAACCTGGGCGGTGAAGAACAGCGCGCCTATGCCGCACATGCCAACCGCGAAGCCTTCGAGCAGGCGCTGGGCGTGGCGGTGCATGACGAGTTCGAGATCTACGAGCGGCTGCAGGCCGAATCGCTGGCGGCGCTGCGCACCGCGTGAAGGTAGAGCCGGCCGCTGGCCGGCTGTTCTGGGGAGCCGGCCAGCGGCCGGCTCTACCCGATGTCCGTACCTGGGGTCAGAGCCCTTTCCAATGGAAAGGGATCCGACCCCGACGGCGATCAGCCCTTCATCGTGCCGGTATCCAGCCAACGCTGGTGCCACGACAGCGCTTCCGGCAGCAAGTGCGGGGTGTGCTTGCCGTAGCTCTCGCGGCTGGCGCGGTCGAAGTAATCCTGCAGCTGCGGACGGAAATCCGGATGCGCGCAGTTGTCGATCAGCACCTGCGCGCGCTTGCGCGGGGTCAGGCCACGCAGGTCGGCCAGGCCCTGTTCGGTGACGATCACCGACACGTCGTGCTCGGTGTGGTCGACATGGCTGGCCATCGGCACGATCGCCGAAATGGTGCCGTTCTTCGCGGTGGACGGGCTCAGGAACGCTGACAGGAAACCATTGCGGGCAAAGTCACCCGAACCGCCGATGCCGTTCATGATCCGCGTGCCCATCACGTGCGTCGAATTGACGTTGCCGTAGATGTCCACCTCGATCATGCCGTTCATGCCGATGCAGCCCAGGCGGCGCACCAGTTCCGGATGGTTGGAGATTTCCTGCGTGCGCATGATGATGCGCTCGCGGTAGAAATCGATGTTCTCCTTGAACGTCTCGTTGGCCTGCGGGCTCAGCGCGAAGCCGGTGCACGAGGCGTAGCTCAGCACGCCGTCGCGCAGCAGATCGAGCATGCCGTCCTGGATCACTTCGGTGAACGCGGCCAGGTCGCGGAAGCCGCTCTTGGCCAGGCCGGCCAGCACGGCGTTGGGGATGTTGCCCACGCCCGACTGCAGCGGCAGCAGGTTCGGCGGCAGGCGGCCCTTCTTCACCTCGTGCTTGAGGAATTCGATCAGGTGCGACGCGATCTGCTCGCTGGTCGCATCGATCGGGCTGAACGGGCTGTTGCGGTCCGGGCCGTTGGTGCGCACCACGGCCACGATCTTGTCCGGGTCGCAGCGCAGCGCGGTGTCGCCGATGCGGTCGTTGGCGTTCACCAGCGGAATCGGCTTGCGGTGCGGCGGCAGCGCGGTGCCGTAGTAGATGTCATGCATGCCGTCGACGCCGGCCGGCTGCCATTCGTTGACCTCGACGATCACCTTCTTGGCCAGGTCCAGCCAGGTCTTGTTGTTGCCGACCGAGGTGGAGGGCACCAGCGAACCATCCTCGCGGATGGCCGAGACCTCGATCACGGCGGTATCGATCTCGCCATAGAAACCGAACCACACGTGCTGGGCCACGTGGCTGAGGTGGATGTCGATGTAATCCAGCTTGCCCTCGTTGATGCGGTTGCGCGCATCCGGGTCGCTCTGGAACGGCATGCGCATGGCGATGCCATCGGCCTTGGCCAGCGCGCCATCGAGTTCCGGCGCGGTGGAGGCGCCAGTCATCAGGCTGATCTGGAAGGGCTGGCCCTGGGCATGCACCGCTTCGATGCGGCGGGCCAGTTCGACGGGAACGGCCTTGGGATACCCGGAGCCGGTAAAGCCGCTCATGGCCACGGTTTCACCGGGCTGGATCAGCGCGGCTGCGGCCTCCGCGGAGACCACGCGGTCACGAAGACGCGCGTTGGCGATGCGATCAACAGACATGACGACACGTGTTGCTGGGGGGAATTCCGATTATCGGCCATCCTCATCCGTACGGGGGGTTCTACCTTCGTGGAATGGCTTTTCCCGCAGGGGTCACCCAAACCCGCCGGTTTTGTTTTGCAGTGCAGCGTGCAAAGTGCTTTCGCAGCCCGCACGATGGACCTGCATCCCGACGTGGGGGAGGGAGCAGAGCCCGCTGGCAGTTCGCTGCAAGCGGGCTTTTTTATTGTCTGCCGTCCAGTATGAATACGCGGTTCCCATCGGGGGTCGGATCCTTTTGCCACAGGCAAAAGGCTCTGACCCCACCAGGGGCATCAACCGGCGGCATCTCGGGGTCAGAGCCCTTCGCCGTTGGCAAAGGGATCCGACCCCGCGAGAATCAGCCCATGACCCTCGCTCCCGCTGACCTGCCCGCCTCCCTGCAGCCTCTTGTCGACCGCGCTCTGGCGCGTCTGGCCCAGGTCCTGCCCGAGCCCATCCCGGCCAACCTGCTGCCGCTGCTAACCCGGCTGGCGGTGACCAGTGACTTCGCGCTGGACACCCTGGTGCGGCAACCGGCCTTGCTGGCACAGCTGGCCGCGCCCGGCTGCCCGCCGATCCCGGCGCCGGTGCTCGATCCTCTGCAGCCCAGCGACTGGCCGGCGCAGATACGGCGCTGGCGCACGGCAATGTCCACACGGCTGATCTGGCGTGACCTGACCGGTCTGGACGACGTGGCGCAGACTCTGGCCGGTGCCACCGCCCTTGCCGAGGATTGCCTGCGGCTGGCGCTGGACGCCCTGCAGCAGGAATTCGCCCAGCGTCACGGCGTCATCGCCGATGAACACGGCATCCCGCAGCAGCTGGTGGTGTTCGGCCTTGGCAAGCTGGGCGGTGGCGAGCTCAACTTCAGTTCCGATGTGGACCTGGTCTACGCCTACCCGCAGGGTGGTGAATCCGATGGACCGCGTCCGTTGGCGGCGGAAGAATATTTCGCCCGTCTCGGCCAGCGCCTGGCCAAGCTGCTGGATGAAACCACCGTCGATGGCTTCAGCCACCGCGTCGACCTGCGCCTGCGTCCGTTCGGCAGCGCCGGCCGCGTTGCACTCTCGTTCGCGGCGATGGACCAGTATTTCCAGCGCGAGGGCCGTGATTGGGAGCGCTATGCGTGGCTGAAGGCGCGCGCGGTGGCCGGCGATATCGAGGCCGGTGAGGCGTGGCTGCAGACCCTGCGCCCGTTCGTGTACCGCCGCTACCTGGATTTCACCGCGCTCGATGGCCTGCGCGAAATGAAGGCGGCCATCACCGCCGAAGTCGCACGCCGCGAACTGCACGACGACATCAAGCGCGGCGCCGGTGGCATCCGCGAGATCGAATTCCTGTGCCAGGCGCTGCAGCTGATCCGCGGTGGTCGCGAACCGGCATTGCGCGAGCGTCGGCTGCTGGTGGCGCTGGACGCACTGGTGGCCGCCGGGCAGATCGCGCCCGAGGATGGCAGCGCGCTGCGCGAGGCCTACCTGTTCCTGCGGCGCCTGGAAAACCGCCTGCAGATGCTGCGTGACGCGCAGACTCACGTGCTGCCCAGCGACGCACTTGACCGCGAACGCATCGCTGTTGGGCTCGGGTATCCGGACTGGGAGGTGCTGCGCGCGGCGCTGGCCGTGCAGCAGCAACGGGTCAGTACCGAATTCGCCGCGCTGCTGGCACCGCGCAAGGGCCAGGCCGCGCCCGACGCACTGGCCAACTATTGGCGCAGCCTGCCCGAAGGCAGCAACGCACCGCTGCTGGCCGAAGCCGGTTTCCTCGATGCCAACGGCGCCGACCAGTCGCTGCGCGATTTCGCCCAGGGCACCGGCGTGAAGTCGTTGTCCGATGCCGCGCGTGCGCGGCTGGATCGCGTACTGCCCGCGTTGCTGCATGCGGCCACGCGCTCGCCACAGCCCGATGCCGCGCTCAAGCGCGTGCTTGGCCTGCTGCAGGCGGTGCTGCGCCGGACCAGCTATCTCGCCTTGCTGGACGAACAGCCCAGCGCGCTGGCGCGGCTGGTGGACGTGCTGGCGCGCAGCGCGTTGCTGGCCGAGCGCCTGGCAGCGTATCCGCTGCTGCTGGACGAACTGCTGGACGTGCGCGTGTCCGGGCCGATGCCGGATGCGGCTGGCATGCTGGCCGAGTGCCAGCAGGTGCTGGCGGTGGAAGATCCCGAATCCGCACTGCGCTGGCTCAATGAAACGCGGCTGGCACTCAGCTTCCGCATGGCGATGGCCACGCTGGATGGCCGCCAGGGCGCGGTCGACAGCACGCGTCAACTGGCCGAGCTGGCGCAGGCCGTGGTGGTCACCGTGTTGGCGATGGCCGAAGCGGACATGCATGCCGCACACGGCGAGATTCCCGGCGGACGTTTCGCGATCATCGGTTATGGCAGCCTCGGTGGTCTGGAGCTGGGCTTCGGTTCCGATCTGGACCTGGTGTTCCTGCACGACAACCCGGCCGGCGTAGACGCCAGTGATGGCGCGCGTCCGCTGGAACCGGGGCGCTGGTATGCGCGCCTGGCGCAGAAGGTGATGGCGCTGCTCGGTGCGGTGACCGCCGCCGGGCGCCTGTACGACATCGACGTGCGCCTGCGCCCGGATGGTGGCAAGGGTTCGCTGGTGTCTTCGTTGGCCAGTTACACCGAATACCAGCGCGAACGCGCGTGGACCTGGGAACACCAGGCGCTGGTGCGCGCGCGTGGCGTGGCCGGCGATGCCAGCCTGCTGGCCGACTTCGAGCAGGTGCGTGCGCAGACGCTTGGGCGTGAGCGCGACACCGGTGTGCTGTATGCGGACGTGCTGAAGATGCGCGGCCGCATGCGCACCGAACTGGACCGCAGCGATGCCGCGCGGCTGGACCTGAAGCAGGGCGCGGGTGGCGTGGTGGACCTGGAGTTCCTGCTGCAGACCGGCGTGTTGGCGCGTAGCGCCCGGCATGCAGCGCTGCTGCAGCCGCGCGACACGCCGTCGTTGATCGATGCGTTGGCGGTTGCGGAATTCCTGCCGGAAGACACCGCGCAGGCGCTGCATGGAGCACATGCCACGTTGCTGGATGTGGGCCTGGCCTGCACCCTGGACCGGCGCCCGCGGCTGGCACCGACCACGCCCGCGATTGAAGAGGCGTGTGCGGCGATTACGGCAGCGTGCATCGCCGCGGAGCTGCCGTTCGCCTGAGTGGGTGCAAATGCTGCAACAACTTTGGGTGGCTGCCGACCGTTGGTCGGCACAATCTGTCGGCAGCGATGGGTTCTGCAGGGCGTGCCGACCAACGGTCGGCACCCACCGGATCAATGGTCCTGCGGATGGCCCACCGGATCAATGATCTGAGCGTTGGCCCGCTGTTGGTAGGTGCCGACCGTTGGTCGGCACAATCTGTCAGCAGCGATGAACGCTGAAGGAACGTGCCGACCAACAGTCGGCACCCACCGGGTTCAAGGTGTGTGCCAACCAAGGTTGGCACCTACCAGAGCAACGGCGGTCAGCTGGTGGTGCGCAGCGGCGCCATCTTCCACAACAGCGCGCGGAATGGGGCCAGCAGGCAGACGCCGATCGCCAGCTTCACCGCCAGGTCGCCGGCAGCCCAGCTCACCCACGGCAGGGTCGAACCGGCAAACGCGATCGACCAGAAAATGGTGGTATCCACCGTCGCGCTGCAGGTGGTGGCCACCATCGGTGCGCGCCACCAGCTGCCACGGCGCAGGCGGTCGAACACGGTGATGTCCAGCAGCTGCGCCACGATGAAGGCCGAGCACGAGGCAATGGCGATGCGCGGGGTGGCCACCCAGATCGACAGCAGTACCGCCACCGCAAAACCAATCCACGCCACGCGGCGGGCGGGGCCCGGGCCGAAGCGGCGGTTGATCAGGTTGCTGACCAGGAACGCGACCGGGTAACTGAAAGCACCCCAGGTCAGCCAATCGTTGATCGGGTACTGCACCAGTACGTTGGACAGCAGCACCACCGCGCCCATGGCCAGCACCGCCAGCACCAGGGCGCGGGCGGTCAACGGGGCAAACACAGGGGCAGGACGCACGGACATGGCGAGCCAGGGGGACAAAGGGGATCGCCCATTATCCGCCCGGCCCGCGGTAATGCCAAAACCGGCCGTTCAGCTTTACAGCGTTTCGCTCATCACATCGCCGGCGGCATAGGCGGTCGGTACATAGGCCAGCGCCTGGCCCTGCGCGCTCTTCACGGTCCAGCCGGCACCCGCGTCGGTCGGGTCGAAGCGCACCTGCTGGCCGACGACGAAACCGGCAATCG contains:
- a CDS encoding HAD family hydrolase, which encodes MNTPTPAPSRAIGLVGFDGDDTLWKSEDYYRKAEQDYLDLLSRYVDVHDTQTARHLLEVQQRHLGTFGYGVKSMTLSMIEAAIDITGQRIEAKDIQRILEIGHDTLRHPVELIDGVREAVAAIAEDYPVVLITKGDLFHQEAKIKVANLAELFPRIEIVSEKDPETYARVLAEFDLPMQRFVMVGNSLRSDIEPVVTLGGWGVHTPYAVTWAHETQHGVADDEPRMVTADTAHDWPAALAAIEAKASAAA
- a CDS encoding EF-hand domain-containing protein, which produces MTIRNRKPLIALIVAAGSVLAIPAMAQSAKQQAAQAQNEAAQAQQSAAQAGQAADQATNAAAAASAQANGGGQTWASIDTDGNGTISKTEAQVNAGLAQVFDQADTNKDGELSADEYKAYVAAQQAGAGAGAAQGR
- the hglS gene encoding 2-oxoadipate dioxygenase/decarboxylase HglS → MSASFVSPDVIRRLFAQAMSRMYRTEVPLYGTLVELVERINAQVLDQDPALAAQLQRNDERARLDEERHGAIRVGTVQELATLRRLFAVMGMYPVGYYDLSVAGVPVHSTAFRPLTGAALAQNPFRVFTSLLRLELIEDETLRAESAKILARRRIFTDGALALIDQAERDGGLSQADAERFVDEALETFRWHGDATVDLPTYHALHNAHRLVADVVSFRGPHINHLTPRTLDIDAAQAAMIEYGMAAKAVIEGPPRRACPILLRQTSFKALEEAVQFPDSEGGDAGTHTARFGEIEQRGLALTPKGRALYDQLLSQARDAGGEGSTGGDYGQRLQAVFASFPDDHDTLRQEGLGYYRYQLTDAGRAAPERVADLPAEVLVAAGLATADPIVYEDFLPVSAAGIFQSNLGGEEQRAYAAHANREAFEQALGVAVHDEFEIYERLQAESLAALRTA
- a CDS encoding serine hydrolase domain-containing protein, translated to MHHLLILAAALTAPSASAADTASIDADVAAVVRVEHLPGLAMAVVENGQVVHRHVEGTRGDGGRIDDDTLFKIASNSKAMTAALLARLVQQGKLRWDDPVQRHLPGFRMHDAWVGRQMQVRDLLIHNSGLGLGAGDLMLWPEPNAFTRADIIAGLAHLKPVSSFRSHYAYDNLMYVVAGEVAAAAGGKPYDQLMREQVFEPLGMTRCQVGAWSVKRVGNVAQPHAWRGERNEVVNADGETSPDLPSMAAGGIRCSLRDMTRWMQVLLDPALVPDWLGSEQRRTLWTLHMPMPLGERQRRWDNAHFHGYGYGWRVSDMDGQWKVAHTGTLSGMYSSLALLPDRKVGVVMLINGEGEDARVALMQAALKRFTAPDEARPAMEYLAELKADQATRAATGHSRPSTVAAQETSRTDLPRWQGRYRDPWLGPASLCPGADGLRFSVDKSPKLRATVLQLQGRWLLRWDTLGEDAQAWLQPGDGAPPTLDLRAIDPDIDFSYDFQDLHFTRTGDCAGSDHPRR
- a CDS encoding M15 family metallopeptidase, encoding MTSRICISLVLATALAATTRAAEPPRVSPATDAASAGLVEIRTLSPGIDMDIRYAGANNFTGARVPGYEAPSCYLLAPVAKALAQVEQDLRADGFGLRIYDCYRPVRSVQAFMAWVNDPSELSRKALQYPDLDKPRLLADGYIAERSGHSRGATVDLGLLDCRNGRCKPMDMGTDFDFFGPRAHTQTSGLSDAQQANRQQLVSAMARRGFANYPKEWWHYTLQPEPDPGTAYDVPVR
- a CDS encoding acetyl-CoA hydrolase/transferase family protein, whose protein sequence is MSVDRIANARLRDRVVSAEAAAALIQPGETVAMSGFTGSGYPKAVPVELARRIEAVHAQGQPFQISLMTGASTAPELDGALAKADGIAMRMPFQSDPDARNRINEGKLDYIDIHLSHVAQHVWFGFYGEIDTAVIEVSAIREDGSLVPSTSVGNNKTWLDLAKKVIVEVNEWQPAGVDGMHDIYYGTALPPHRKPIPLVNANDRIGDTALRCDPDKIVAVVRTNGPDRNSPFSPIDATSEQIASHLIEFLKHEVKKGRLPPNLLPLQSGVGNIPNAVLAGLAKSGFRDLAAFTEVIQDGMLDLLRDGVLSYASCTGFALSPQANETFKENIDFYRERIIMRTQEISNHPELVRRLGCIGMNGMIEVDIYGNVNSTHVMGTRIMNGIGGSGDFARNGFLSAFLSPSTAKNGTISAIVPMASHVDHTEHDVSVIVTEQGLADLRGLTPRKRAQVLIDNCAHPDFRPQLQDYFDRASRESYGKHTPHLLPEALSWHQRWLDTGTMKG
- the glnE gene encoding bifunctional [glutamate--ammonia ligase]-adenylyl-L-tyrosine phosphorylase/[glutamate--ammonia-ligase] adenylyltransferase, with amino-acid sequence MTLAPADLPASLQPLVDRALARLAQVLPEPIPANLLPLLTRLAVTSDFALDTLVRQPALLAQLAAPGCPPIPAPVLDPLQPSDWPAQIRRWRTAMSTRLIWRDLTGLDDVAQTLAGATALAEDCLRLALDALQQEFAQRHGVIADEHGIPQQLVVFGLGKLGGGELNFSSDVDLVYAYPQGGESDGPRPLAAEEYFARLGQRLAKLLDETTVDGFSHRVDLRLRPFGSAGRVALSFAAMDQYFQREGRDWERYAWLKARAVAGDIEAGEAWLQTLRPFVYRRYLDFTALDGLREMKAAITAEVARRELHDDIKRGAGGIREIEFLCQALQLIRGGREPALRERRLLVALDALVAAGQIAPEDGSALREAYLFLRRLENRLQMLRDAQTHVLPSDALDRERIAVGLGYPDWEVLRAALAVQQQRVSTEFAALLAPRKGQAAPDALANYWRSLPEGSNAPLLAEAGFLDANGADQSLRDFAQGTGVKSLSDAARARLDRVLPALLHAATRSPQPDAALKRVLGLLQAVLRRTSYLALLDEQPSALARLVDVLARSALLAERLAAYPLLLDELLDVRVSGPMPDAAGMLAECQQVLAVEDPESALRWLNETRLALSFRMAMATLDGRQGAVDSTRQLAELAQAVVVTVLAMAEADMHAAHGEIPGGRFAIIGYGSLGGLELGFGSDLDLVFLHDNPAGVDASDGARPLEPGRWYARLAQKVMALLGAVTAAGRLYDIDVRLRPDGGKGSLVSSLASYTEYQRERAWTWEHQALVRARGVAGDASLLADFEQVRAQTLGRERDTGVLYADVLKMRGRMRTELDRSDAARLDLKQGAGGVVDLEFLLQTGVLARSARHAALLQPRDTPSLIDALAVAEFLPEDTAQALHGAHATLLDVGLACTLDRRPRLAPTTPAIEEACAAITAACIAAELPFA